In the genome of Terribacillus sp. FSL K6-0262, one region contains:
- a CDS encoding YlaN family protein — translation MISEITVSNQEKAYALLLADADKILKLIKVQMDNLTMPQCPLYEEVLDTQMFGLSREIDFAIRLNLVKEEDGKELLENLERQLNVLHEAAQRSMRP, via the coding sequence TTGATATCTGAGATCACCGTTAGTAATCAAGAGAAAGCATATGCCCTTCTTTTGGCGGATGCTGATAAAATACTTAAATTAATCAAAGTACAGATGGACAATTTGACGATGCCGCAGTGTCCGCTATATGAAGAAGTACTCGATACACAAATGTTTGGTTTGTCACGTGAAATAGATTTTGCAATTCGATTGAACCTTGTGAAAGAAGAGGATGGAAAAGAGCTTCTTGAAAACTTGGAAAGGCAGTTGAATGTGCTGCATGAAGCGGCACAGCGGTCTATGCGTCCGTAA
- a CDS encoding YlaI family protein produces MRVQCVLCDKVEEIDDGSPHAKKLRNRRNTMHLCSECSDRISQRTKERKATGNFNLYREKKTDEPLI; encoded by the coding sequence ATGCGTGTGCAATGTGTACTCTGCGATAAAGTAGAAGAAATAGATGATGGAAGTCCGCACGCAAAGAAATTGCGGAACCGCCGTAATACGATGCATCTATGCAGCGAATGCTCGGATCGCATCTCCCAGCGGACGAAGGAACGAAAAGCGACCGGTAATTTCAATCTGTACCGGGAAAAGAAGACGGATGAACCTTTAATTTGA
- a CDS encoding DUF5325 family protein produces the protein MSKGLALLTAILVIACFVAAGVTISYQNYGWMTFAIIAGFFIMGAGIFAKRKGQ, from the coding sequence ATGTCAAAAGGATTGGCTTTGTTGACCGCCATATTGGTGATTGCCTGCTTCGTAGCCGCAGGTGTGACAATCAGCTACCAAAATTACGGCTGGATGACTTTCGCGATCATTGCCGGATTCTTCATCATGGGGGCCGGAATCTTCGCAAAACGAAAAGGGCAGTAA
- a CDS encoding inositol monophosphatase family protein: protein MMEQSMKHTLHKQARQWVLEAGRLIKGKMDEPLEIMTKSSPKDLVTKMDKAVESFFLEKIRENYPSHKVLGEEGIGEAVSETKGTVWIIDPIDGTMNFVHQKTNFAISVGIIHDGIAEIGIVYNVMEDTLYHAKRGEGAYKDDVKLPMLPEKTIDQSIIELNHFWLCPNRRVNEEKLQQLIYRAMGSRAYGSAALELAFLAEGITDAYLTFSLQPWDYAGGFVLLQEVGGKLTDAAGEPVDFLNRTTIVAANSSIHRELIEDYIELK, encoded by the coding sequence ATGATGGAGCAATCAATGAAGCATACATTGCATAAGCAAGCACGGCAGTGGGTACTGGAAGCGGGGCGGCTTATCAAAGGGAAGATGGATGAACCATTGGAGATCATGACAAAGTCAAGCCCGAAAGATCTTGTGACAAAGATGGACAAGGCAGTGGAATCCTTCTTTTTGGAGAAAATCCGGGAAAACTACCCATCACACAAAGTGTTGGGGGAGGAAGGCATCGGCGAGGCTGTATCCGAAACGAAAGGAACAGTCTGGATAATCGATCCAATTGACGGTACGATGAATTTCGTCCATCAGAAAACCAATTTTGCCATATCGGTAGGGATCATACATGACGGTATAGCGGAAATCGGGATAGTTTACAATGTGATGGAGGATACGCTTTATCATGCGAAACGAGGAGAAGGAGCTTACAAGGATGATGTCAAGCTGCCCATGCTCCCGGAAAAGACGATCGATCAATCCATCATCGAGCTGAATCACTTCTGGCTCTGTCCTAATCGACGTGTGAATGAGGAAAAGCTGCAGCAGCTCATTTATCGTGCAATGGGCTCTCGTGCTTATGGATCGGCAGCATTGGAGCTTGCCTTCCTTGCTGAAGGGATAACGGATGCTTATTTGACCTTCAGTCTTCAGCCATGGGATTACGCAGGCGGTTTCGTGCTTCTGCAGGAAGTAGGAGGCAAGCTGACTGATGCAGCCGGCGAGCCGGTCGACTTCCTTAATCGGACAACGATAGTTGCAGCCAACAGCAGCATCCATCGGGAATTGATCGAGGATTATATTGAATTGAAATGA
- a CDS encoding DUF1054 domain-containing protein translates to MMTALFTKEDFDVFSIDGLEERMEVLRSRLSPKLEMLAAELAPYAEQVTDHDMYVHVAKHARRTKNPPKDTWSALASSKRGYKKLPHFQIGLWGTHVFVQFALIYESPLKETAGRKMTEAKEQILDSIPSHYVWSMDHMKPDASPISEELFDKIADRLQHVKKAELVCGVHLQPEDPALASKEAFLKVCKDVLKHTAILYEQAAFEPV, encoded by the coding sequence ATGATGACCGCATTATTCACGAAAGAAGATTTCGACGTTTTTTCAATAGATGGATTGGAAGAAAGAATGGAAGTGCTCCGCAGCCGCTTGTCCCCGAAATTGGAAATGCTCGCTGCAGAGCTTGCGCCTTATGCGGAGCAAGTGACAGATCATGATATGTACGTCCATGTCGCAAAGCATGCACGCCGTACGAAGAACCCCCCAAAAGATACATGGTCCGCCCTTGCTTCCAGTAAACGCGGCTATAAGAAACTGCCTCACTTCCAAATCGGGCTTTGGGGTACACATGTATTCGTCCAATTTGCACTTATTTACGAAAGCCCATTGAAGGAAACTGCCGGACGTAAAATGACGGAAGCGAAGGAACAGATTTTGGATTCCATCCCTTCCCACTATGTCTGGTCGATGGATCATATGAAGCCGGATGCTTCCCCTATATCCGAAGAGCTTTTCGACAAGATTGCAGACCGCTTGCAGCATGTCAAAAAAGCAGAGCTTGTCTGCGGCGTCCATTTGCAGCCTGAGGACCCAGCGCTTGCTTCGAAGGAAGCATTCCTTAAAGTATGCAAGGACGTACTGAAGCATACAGCCATCTTGTACGAGCAAGCTGCGTTTGAACCTGTATAA